One genomic segment of bacterium includes these proteins:
- a CDS encoding glycosyltransferase family 2 protein, with translation MYQGKRIAVVVPAHNEERHIAEVLRTMPEYVDHILVVDDASADRTSAAAAEVQDPRVEVLRNTRNLGVGGSVLRGYERAIELDADIAVKMDGDGQMDPDFLSELLDPLLGGEVKYTKGNRFLAGEALQAMPTHRLWGNIGLTFFNKLASGYWNVFDPQNGYTAINVRTLTGLDRSKIHSGYFFENDMLVHLNLLHSRVIDVAIPARYGDEKSDLNPFKVGLSFPFLLLRRFFYRIYQKYVLRDFSPIALFLGLGGLLFLWGTFLGFYLWIKAIYTAVPSPTGTIMLSLLPLILGFQLLLQAIVLDIQETPGRSP, from the coding sequence ATGTATCAAGGGAAACGAATCGCGGTCGTCGTGCCGGCCCACAACGAGGAGCGTCACATTGCGGAGGTCCTCCGGACCATGCCGGAATACGTCGACCATATCCTGGTCGTCGATGACGCCAGCGCCGATCGGACCTCGGCGGCCGCCGCCGAGGTCCAAGACCCCCGGGTCGAGGTCTTGCGCAACACCCGGAACCTCGGAGTCGGCGGCTCGGTCCTTCGCGGTTATGAGCGGGCGATCGAGCTCGATGCCGACATCGCGGTCAAGATGGACGGCGACGGCCAGATGGATCCCGACTTTCTCTCCGAGCTCCTCGATCCCTTGCTCGGCGGCGAAGTCAAATACACCAAGGGCAACCGCTTCCTCGCCGGCGAGGCGCTGCAGGCCATGCCGACCCACCGGCTTTGGGGCAATATCGGGCTGACTTTCTTCAACAAGCTGGCCTCGGGCTATTGGAATGTCTTCGACCCTCAGAACGGCTATACCGCGATCAACGTCCGGACCCTGACCGGCCTGGACCGGAGCAAGATCCACAGCGGCTACTTCTTCGAGAACGACATGCTGGTCCACCTCAACCTGCTGCACAGCCGGGTGATCGACGTCGCGATCCCGGCGCGCTACGGCGACGAGAAATCGGACCTCAACCCCTTCAAGGTCGGCCTCAGCTTTCCGTTTCTGCTGCTGAGGCGCTTCTTTTACCGTATTTACCAAAAATACGTCCTGCGCGACTTTTCTCCGATCGCCCTTTTTCTCGGGCTGGGCGGCCTCCTCTTTCTCTGGGGAACCTTTTTGGGCTTCTATCTATGGATCAAGGCGATCTACACCGCGGTCCCCAGCCCCACCGGCACCATCATGCTCTCGCTGCTTCCCTTGATCCTCGGCTTCCAGCTGCTGCTCCAAGCCATCGTGCTCGACATCCAGGAAACGCCGGGGCGCTCGC